From the Fibrobacter sp. UWB11 genome, one window contains:
- a CDS encoding sugar porter family MFS transporter has protein sequence MAVEDNYNVGHVIMITLSAAIGGFLFGFDSSVINGANVALKGYFNCNDMQLGLAVSLALIGAAAGAYFAGRLADKFGRVRCMLAAAVLFFISAIGSGLPFTIYDFIAWRVIGGIGIGVASIIAPIYIAETSPAHLRGRLGSMQQFAIVIGIFVALLSNYIIVRISGSASNLIMGIESWKVMFWVEAIPAFLYGVAAWQLPESPRFLVSKGRMEEAQKVLSMIASVGIKEKAQEIEDSFKTHKPAKLSDLLETVAGKKRVAPIVWAGLSIAILQQLVGINVIFYYGSMLWQSVGFGESDAFLTSVISSAINLTMTIAAILLIDKIGRKPLLLIGSAGMTVTLGILACCFLFGSDASGNLTGNSGIFALLAANFYVAFFAATWGPVMWVMLGEMFNNRIRAVAIAICGLAQWGANFLVSWSFPVLVGKDGIGIGPTYLIYTTFAAISFVLVAKLVNETKGKKLEAM, from the coding sequence ATGGCAGTAGAAGACAACTATAACGTTGGACACGTCATCATGATAACCCTTTCCGCCGCCATCGGAGGGTTCCTATTCGGTTTTGACTCGTCCGTGATTAACGGTGCAAACGTAGCGCTTAAGGGCTATTTCAATTGTAACGACATGCAGCTTGGTCTTGCGGTTTCTCTCGCTCTAATAGGTGCAGCTGCAGGTGCTTACTTCGCAGGCCGACTGGCCGATAAATTTGGACGTGTGCGTTGCATGCTTGCAGCCGCCGTCCTTTTCTTTATCAGTGCAATCGGTTCCGGTCTCCCGTTCACCATCTACGACTTCATCGCCTGGCGCGTGATTGGCGGTATCGGTATCGGCGTGGCATCCATTATCGCCCCGATTTACATTGCCGAAACTTCACCGGCGCACTTGCGTGGGCGACTAGGTTCCATGCAGCAGTTCGCTATCGTTATCGGTATCTTCGTGGCGCTGCTTTCGAACTACATCATCGTCCGCATTTCGGGTTCAGCAAGCAACTTGATTATGGGCATTGAATCCTGGAAGGTGATGTTCTGGGTCGAAGCTATCCCGGCTTTCCTCTACGGTGTCGCCGCCTGGCAGCTCCCGGAATCCCCGCGTTTCCTCGTGAGCAAGGGCCGCATGGAAGAAGCTCAGAAAGTGCTTTCGATGATTGCATCCGTCGGCATCAAGGAAAAGGCTCAGGAAATTGAAGACTCCTTCAAGACTCACAAGCCAGCCAAGCTTTCTGACCTCCTCGAAACGGTCGCTGGCAAAAAGCGCGTCGCTCCGATTGTCTGGGCTGGTCTCAGTATCGCCATTCTCCAGCAGCTCGTGGGTATTAACGTGATCTTCTACTATGGTTCCATGCTTTGGCAGAGTGTCGGTTTCGGTGAAAGCGATGCATTCCTTACGAGCGTGATTTCCAGTGCCATCAACTTGACCATGACTATCGCTGCTATTCTCCTTATCGATAAGATTGGTCGTAAGCCGCTTTTGCTCATCGGTTCTGCTGGCATGACCGTTACGCTTGGCATTCTCGCGTGCTGCTTCCTCTTCGGTTCCGACGCTAGCGGTAACCTCACAGGCAATAGTGGTATTTTCGCCCTCCTCGCCGCAAACTTCTACGTGGCATTCTTTGCCGCAACATGGGGTCCGGTGATGTGGGTGATGCTCGGCGAAATGTTCAACAACCGCATTCGTGCCGTGGCAATCGCAATATGCGGCCTTGCCCAGTGGGGTGCAAACTTCCTGGTCAGCTGGTCTTTCCCGGTTCTCGTCGGCAAGGACGGTATCGGAATCGGCCCGACCTACTTGATTTACACGACCTTCGCAGCAATAAGCTTTGTGTTAGTCGCCAAGCTGGTGAATGAAACCAAGGGCAAAAAGCTCGAAGCGATGTAA
- a CDS encoding polysaccharide deacetylase family protein yields MYCKTKNKSSKIALACVFAFGLIGYCTAAPVKTVPWNGHVGAVSFTFDDALETQVLNLKPLLDAMPDVHVTFFLTAFQDRLNENAAGFAALAIAGHEIGNHTISHWHLPQETDEELEEDVVKFADTIEATLAKHGADVQVISFATPFCENDDHVKTIIEKRHLINRDCTYDGARTKWNEEPDWMSMPAKIWSRSGATVNEMLNALDTAAFIGNYANANPLDPQITEGTWLIVLQHDVSERLIDNYAINPDDIKALFERAVRNKLWVAPIGTVGAYQRAHFVFDNALMTKTDDGYSVKWKIPNERMPKSVPLRVRIDTTRVSSKTIIEQDGKVLTPESDGSYIIEFMSKSLILKNTGEVSIPKAIKATQNKQAYKYTLFDIKGHKLEKINDFAVPERYPKGVYFIRAEANGMPTITRKVAR; encoded by the coding sequence ATGTATTGCAAAACAAAAAACAAGTCCTCGAAAATCGCTTTAGCATGCGTTTTCGCCTTTGGGCTCATAGGTTATTGTACTGCAGCCCCTGTCAAAACTGTACCCTGGAACGGCCATGTTGGTGCCGTAAGTTTTACTTTCGACGACGCTCTCGAAACCCAAGTTCTTAACTTGAAACCTTTGCTAGATGCAATGCCGGATGTCCATGTGACATTCTTTTTAACAGCATTCCAGGACCGCCTAAACGAAAATGCAGCCGGGTTTGCGGCCCTTGCTATCGCAGGCCATGAAATTGGAAACCACACCATATCGCACTGGCATTTACCCCAAGAAACAGACGAAGAACTTGAAGAAGATGTCGTGAAATTCGCAGACACTATCGAAGCGACGCTTGCAAAACACGGTGCCGATGTTCAAGTCATATCGTTTGCTACCCCGTTTTGCGAAAACGACGACCATGTCAAAACCATTATCGAAAAGCGGCATTTAATTAACCGCGATTGCACCTATGACGGAGCCCGAACAAAATGGAACGAAGAACCTGACTGGATGAGCATGCCGGCCAAGATATGGTCCCGTTCAGGCGCCACCGTGAACGAAATGCTAAACGCGCTGGATACAGCGGCATTCATTGGCAACTACGCAAACGCCAACCCGCTAGACCCCCAGATAACCGAAGGCACATGGCTCATTGTTTTACAGCACGACGTTTCTGAAAGGTTAATCGACAATTACGCCATCAACCCTGATGACATCAAGGCTCTTTTTGAGCGTGCCGTCAGGAATAAACTTTGGGTAGCACCAATCGGAACTGTAGGCGCCTACCAGCGCGCACACTTTGTTTTTGATAACGCTTTGATGACAAAAACAGATGACGGCTACAGCGTAAAATGGAAAATTCCAAACGAACGCATGCCCAAAAGCGTACCGCTCCGCGTACGGATAGATACGACGCGAGTCAGCAGCAAAACAATCATCGAGCAAGACGGAAAAGTTCTCACCCCCGAAAGCGATGGTTCCTACATTATCGAGTTCATGTCCAAAAGCCTCATATTGAAAAATACAGGAGAAGTTTCAATACCTAAGGCAATAAAGGCAACGCAAAACAAGCAAGCATACAAGTATACGCTATTTGATATAAAAGGACATAAACTTGAGAAGATAAACGATTTTGCAGTTCCAGAAAGATATCCGAAAGGCGTTTATTTCATTCGAGCAGAAGCAAACGGAATGCCGACAATCACGAGGAAAGTTGCTAGATAA
- a CDS encoding glycosyl hydrolase family 8 → MKTLVKAMFGLAAFAAVTATAGQFPFPQNMKYPHGKIIEYADTDMIKTHYQTWKKAWYDASQGWVFAPEGTCSTVSEAIAYGMLISVYMDDQDVFKKLYNTWTSNSAGGGGMNWRIGCNGGSGTASDADFDAALALVMASKQWNDASYLSAGKSLISWIASNDINGGKIKPGNQWNDGFNPSYATTANFQLFQDVAGGSWSSVISQAYTDLNACQDSKTGLVPDWCDWNSHKPILTSAAVSNDIGFYDDAARTPWRMAWAYYWYGDTKAQAFNKKVVSWLIPETRTASGVNSGYKYEGGAYHIDNSDIRRFVSSTFSGGLGLATSSIDSKEAETYLGTVYKVLKEKTSCATAQGCGEGSVAGEKYYPATLNMLYLLLVTGNMPNLYNTTGFTPFTPDPSKAPSISEGEGEHLTFGDTTVAVSGLWNWGAYHDKLGIGTKMVPDSGASPLYRLDDGSIVARASMEIGPEPEWTEAAAKAGTLKYPSAGIAVSFKKDECKNDGSCGVNFKTLGIQYIRVTAKTSGPIRMAILNTITDENEKKKVENAGAGSEPGIYVDNSEEFKAVTYDMTPYEYGFKGLGDGKEINILDWVSKNNAPEGGEILTCIKGLKWEVKDAKGGLGELTISAVEFLDASKTAVDPVKLTGIEIKPVSLYKVSFAPSFSVRANGMKLEINGAKAGNVFMVYNMQGKAIAGGMLMNSNLTVNVPSAGSYIVRVGSEMNRVNVK, encoded by the coding sequence ATGAAGACTTTGGTTAAAGCTATGTTTGGCCTTGCTGCATTCGCTGCAGTAACGGCTACTGCTGGACAGTTCCCGTTCCCGCAGAACATGAAGTATCCGCACGGCAAGATTATTGAATATGCCGATACGGATATGATCAAGACTCACTACCAGACATGGAAGAAGGCCTGGTACGATGCTTCCCAGGGCTGGGTTTTTGCTCCGGAAGGAACTTGCTCTACCGTTTCTGAAGCTATTGCATACGGTATGTTGATTTCCGTCTACATGGACGATCAGGATGTTTTCAAGAAACTTTACAACACATGGACAAGCAATAGCGCTGGTGGCGGTGGCATGAACTGGCGTATCGGCTGCAATGGCGGTTCCGGTACGGCATCTGACGCTGACTTTGACGCTGCTCTCGCTCTCGTGATGGCTTCCAAGCAGTGGAATGATGCTTCTTACCTCTCTGCAGGCAAGTCCCTCATTTCTTGGATTGCTTCCAACGACATCAATGGCGGCAAGATTAAGCCGGGTAACCAGTGGAATGACGGTTTCAACCCGAGCTATGCAACGACTGCCAACTTCCAGCTTTTCCAGGACGTTGCTGGCGGTTCTTGGTCTAGTGTTATCTCTCAGGCTTATACTGACTTGAACGCTTGCCAGGATTCCAAGACTGGTCTTGTGCCGGACTGGTGCGACTGGAACTCCCACAAGCCGATTTTGACATCTGCAGCCGTTTCTAACGATATCGGTTTCTACGATGACGCTGCTCGTACGCCGTGGCGTATGGCTTGGGCTTATTACTGGTACGGCGATACCAAGGCTCAGGCATTCAACAAGAAAGTTGTTAGCTGGCTTATCCCGGAAACCCGCACTGCTAGTGGCGTGAACTCCGGTTATAAGTACGAAGGTGGTGCTTATCATATTGATAACAGCGATATCCGTCGCTTCGTTTCTTCTACCTTCTCCGGTGGTCTCGGCCTTGCAACGTCTTCTATCGACAGCAAGGAAGCTGAAACCTACCTCGGTACGGTTTACAAGGTTCTCAAGGAAAAGACAAGCTGCGCTACCGCTCAGGGTTGCGGTGAAGGCTCTGTTGCTGGTGAAAAGTACTATCCGGCTACTTTGAACATGCTCTACCTCCTCCTCGTGACGGGTAACATGCCGAACCTCTACAATACCACTGGTTTCACTCCGTTCACACCGGACCCGTCTAAGGCTCCGTCCATCAGCGAAGGCGAAGGTGAACACTTGACATTCGGTGATACGACTGTTGCTGTCTCTGGTCTCTGGAACTGGGGTGCATACCACGACAAGCTCGGTATCGGCACCAAGATGGTCCCGGATTCTGGCGCATCTCCGCTCTACAGACTTGATGATGGTTCTATCGTTGCTCGCGCTTCTATGGAAATCGGTCCGGAACCGGAATGGACTGAAGCAGCTGCTAAGGCTGGCACGCTCAAGTATCCGTCTGCTGGTATTGCAGTTTCCTTCAAGAAGGACGAATGCAAGAACGATGGTTCCTGCGGTGTCAACTTCAAGACTCTCGGCATCCAGTACATCCGCGTGACGGCTAAGACTTCTGGTCCGATCCGCATGGCTATCCTCAACACCATCACCGACGAAAACGAAAAGAAGAAAGTTGAAAACGCAGGTGCAGGTTCTGAACCGGGTATCTATGTTGACAACTCCGAAGAATTCAAGGCTGTGACCTATGACATGACTCCGTATGAATACGGCTTCAAGGGTTTGGGTGATGGCAAGGAAATCAATATCCTTGACTGGGTTAGCAAGAACAACGCTCCGGAAGGCGGCGAAATCCTCACCTGCATCAAGGGCCTCAAGTGGGAAGTCAAGGACGCTAAGGGCGGCCTCGGTGAACTCACCATCAGCGCTGTCGAATTCCTCGACGCAAGCAAGACCGCTGTTGATCCGGTCAAGCTCACTGGCATCGAAATCAAGCCTGTTAGCCTCTACAAGGTTTCCTTTGCTCCGAGCTTCAGCGTTCGTGCAAATGGCATGAAACTTGAAATCAACGGTGCTAAGGCTGGTAACGTGTTCATGGTCTACAACATGCAGGGCAAGGCTATTGCCGGTGGCATGCTCATGAACAGCAACCTCACCGTTAACGTTCCGAGCGCTGGTTCCTACATCGTTCGCGTTGGTTCCGAAATGAACCGCGTCAACGTGAAGTAA
- a CDS encoding response regulator gives MRAKIFILPILLLLGGIAFAAPQKINVGFYASSGYYEISENGEKNGYGYELFRRMSRYANLNFDFTYGRKSRDEMLKRLESGAVDIVLPVNKSKELESLFAFSLPIGPSSDCIAVRKSDSTLLNEINYAIQQMNLIEPNWKSQMNSKYFGDETLDLSVLSERERAFLQEFRGNDRMLKVTVRNAVFPYAFIDDGMPKGILLDIFAEIALHNGLKYEFVMTYDTKKPLVVLDGRYGITGDDDAWVFTPEYLHDQVLAGYDSLLQGMSIAVPRSAPRELASILTKGVLSLSPKVVRAKVVKYAGFRMPNYSGELLHAHSRIVAVFGLVFGILGLALIASLVWLGFRRKLKYRQNELDYKLREANAFAAEAKEAKSKFLLNMSHDIRTPMNAIIGYADRAERHITNTEDVQDALKKIRISGGYLLQLIEEVLNMAKIESGQLMLKERMMNLPSCMTELCESFVPMMSQKNLSFIWDFSEVKNKFVMANVNCLRQILYNIISNAEKFTTYGGRVVFTVEELPCQVDGYTVFDFEISDNGLGMSKAFLEHIFEEFAREQNSTQSRLQGTGLGMSIVKRLADMIGAEIDIQSEIGLGTTVHVRIQFKIATESDVALDHGEMNTLDEGKFLKGKHVLLVEDNEFNREVAQDFLLDAEMSVDIAENGLEAVTRVREHSPDFYDCILMDVQMPVMDGYEATKAIRKIYPQAKIPIIALSANAFDEDRQKSLDAGMDDHLPKPFVVAKVLETMNRVMQRKVNVTR, from the coding sequence ATGCGTGCAAAAATCTTCATTTTGCCGATTTTATTGTTGCTGGGGGGAATAGCCTTTGCTGCACCACAAAAAATTAATGTGGGGTTTTATGCTAGTTCCGGCTACTATGAAATTTCGGAAAATGGAGAAAAAAATGGCTATGGCTATGAACTTTTCCGCCGCATGTCCCGCTATGCAAATTTGAATTTTGATTTTACCTATGGCCGCAAGTCTCGTGACGAAATGCTGAAAAGGCTCGAAAGCGGTGCTGTCGATATTGTCCTACCGGTAAACAAGTCTAAGGAATTGGAATCCCTATTCGCGTTCTCGTTGCCTATTGGCCCCAGCTCCGATTGCATTGCCGTTCGCAAATCAGATTCGACGTTGCTGAATGAAATCAATTATGCAATTCAGCAAATGAATTTGATAGAACCGAACTGGAAAAGCCAGATGAATAGCAAGTACTTTGGCGATGAAACTTTGGATTTGTCAGTACTTTCGGAACGGGAACGCGCTTTTTTGCAGGAGTTTCGCGGTAACGACCGCATGCTTAAAGTGACAGTCCGCAATGCGGTGTTCCCGTATGCGTTTATCGATGACGGCATGCCGAAAGGTATTTTGCTCGACATATTTGCCGAAATTGCACTTCACAATGGCTTGAAGTATGAATTTGTCATGACCTACGATACAAAGAAACCTTTGGTTGTGCTTGATGGCCGCTATGGTATAACTGGTGACGATGATGCGTGGGTGTTTACTCCGGAGTACTTGCACGATCAAGTGCTTGCCGGCTATGATAGTTTGTTACAAGGAATGAGCATTGCTGTGCCGAGGAGCGCTCCGCGTGAACTCGCTTCCATTTTGACAAAGGGAGTGTTGTCGTTATCCCCTAAGGTTGTCCGTGCAAAGGTGGTAAAGTATGCGGGATTTCGAATGCCGAACTATTCGGGTGAATTGTTGCATGCTCATTCCCGCATTGTGGCTGTTTTTGGTTTAGTCTTTGGAATTTTGGGATTGGCTTTGATTGCATCGCTCGTATGGCTTGGTTTTAGGCGCAAGTTGAAATATCGCCAAAATGAATTGGATTATAAATTGCGCGAGGCGAATGCTTTTGCCGCCGAGGCCAAAGAGGCCAAATCGAAGTTCCTTCTCAACATGAGCCACGATATCCGAACGCCGATGAATGCAATTATAGGCTATGCCGATCGTGCAGAACGCCATATCACAAATACTGAAGATGTTCAGGATGCGCTCAAGAAAATCCGCATATCGGGCGGTTACTTGCTCCAATTGATCGAAGAAGTGCTAAACATGGCGAAAATCGAGTCCGGGCAGCTGATGCTGAAAGAACGGATGATGAATTTGCCGTCGTGCATGACGGAACTTTGCGAAAGTTTTGTTCCCATGATGAGTCAAAAGAATCTTTCGTTTATTTGGGACTTTTCGGAAGTCAAGAATAAGTTCGTCATGGCGAATGTGAACTGCCTTCGCCAGATTCTGTATAATATTATATCGAATGCCGAAAAGTTTACGACTTATGGGGGCCGCGTTGTCTTTACGGTAGAAGAATTGCCCTGCCAAGTAGATGGCTATACTGTATTTGACTTTGAAATTAGCGACAATGGGCTTGGCATGTCCAAGGCGTTTTTGGAACACATTTTCGAAGAATTCGCTCGCGAGCAAAATTCAACGCAAAGCCGCTTGCAGGGAACTGGGCTTGGAATGTCCATTGTAAAGCGCCTTGCCGATATGATCGGTGCAGAAATTGATATCCAAAGCGAAATTGGGCTTGGGACGACTGTTCATGTGCGTATCCAGTTCAAGATAGCGACAGAAAGCGACGTTGCCTTGGACCATGGCGAAATGAATACGCTCGACGAAGGTAAATTTTTGAAAGGCAAGCATGTTTTGCTTGTTGAAGATAACGAATTCAATAGGGAAGTTGCGCAGGACTTTTTGCTAGATGCCGAAATGAGTGTGGATATCGCCGAAAATGGCCTCGAGGCCGTGACACGTGTCCGTGAACATTCTCCGGATTTTTACGATTGCATTCTGATGGACGTCCAGATGCCAGTCATGGATGGCTACGAGGCGACGAAGGCCATCCGAAAGATTTACCCGCAAGCAAAAATTCCAATTATTGCACTTTCGGCAAATGCGTTTGATGAAGACCGCCAAAAGTCTCTCGATGCCGGAATGGATGATCATTTGCCAAAACCGTTCGTGGTGGCGAAAGTCCTAGAGACGATGAACAGAGTAATGCAAAGAAAAGTTAACGTAACTCGCTGA
- a CDS encoding HD-GYP domain-containing protein, protein MDEKRPLILIVDDVAMNRALLSDILSDKYNIIEAQNGNEALLLLRERTSEISLVLLDIVMPEKDGMEVLAIMNKNGWINEIPVIMISGETAHSLIEGAYMLGVTDFIGRPFDEMVLKNRVNNTIRLYRKQKNLSDLVLNQIYEKTRNNSMMVTMLSHIVEFRNGESGMHVLHINTITEMLLRELLRQCKRNNITKYNINKNDIGIICTASSMHDIGKITIPDEILNKPGKLTPEEFNIMKGHTVNCAQMLNAVPIGKDEPLMKYVYEICRWHHERWDGRGYPDGLKGDEIPIAAQIVSIADVYDALTSERCYKHAFTHEKALEMIHNNECGVFNPLLIQCLDAIADKLVISLQTFDWSKQADKDFFYIADAMMNSSQHPIYNQMFRQFIDERKKSHFFESMLDGMLFEYSYTPGVMKLSSKASKILGLPRTIVDDFTPSDNEQNSAATENLKIIQKILRRQTTPKEKPTIIKQAFNIDGKSTPCNVKVLQIWTKGTNEAPALTSVYGHIDIIH, encoded by the coding sequence ATGGATGAAAAGCGCCCTCTTATACTGATTGTTGACGATGTGGCCATGAACAGAGCCCTGTTGTCCGACATACTCAGTGACAAATACAATATCATCGAGGCGCAAAACGGAAACGAAGCTCTGCTCTTGCTCAGAGAACGGACATCCGAAATTTCACTCGTACTCCTCGACATCGTAATGCCCGAAAAAGACGGCATGGAAGTCCTCGCCATCATGAACAAGAACGGCTGGATTAACGAAATTCCGGTCATCATGATTTCTGGGGAAACAGCCCATTCGCTTATTGAAGGCGCCTACATGCTTGGCGTTACGGACTTTATCGGGCGACCTTTCGACGAGATGGTGCTCAAGAATCGAGTAAACAACACTATCCGCCTTTACCGGAAGCAAAAGAATCTTTCGGACCTCGTTTTAAATCAGATTTACGAAAAGACCCGCAACAACAGCATGATGGTCACCATGTTGAGCCACATCGTAGAATTCCGCAACGGCGAAAGCGGAATGCATGTACTCCACATCAACACCATCACCGAAATGCTCTTGCGCGAACTGCTACGCCAGTGCAAACGGAACAACATCACAAAGTACAATATCAACAAGAACGATATCGGAATCATTTGCACGGCGTCATCCATGCACGACATCGGGAAAATCACGATTCCCGATGAAATTTTGAACAAGCCCGGCAAACTCACGCCCGAAGAATTCAACATCATGAAAGGGCATACCGTAAACTGCGCCCAAATGCTGAACGCAGTCCCCATCGGAAAAGATGAACCCTTGATGAAATACGTCTACGAAATTTGCCGCTGGCACCACGAACGCTGGGACGGCCGCGGCTACCCCGATGGTCTCAAGGGCGATGAAATTCCTATAGCGGCACAAATCGTATCTATCGCTGACGTGTACGATGCCCTCACAAGCGAACGTTGCTACAAGCATGCATTCACGCACGAAAAAGCGCTCGAAATGATCCACAACAACGAATGTGGCGTGTTCAACCCGCTTTTGATACAATGCCTCGACGCCATAGCCGACAAGCTTGTGATTTCGCTACAGACGTTCGACTGGAGCAAGCAAGCCGACAAGGATTTCTTCTATATCGCCGACGCCATGATGAATAGCAGCCAGCATCCCATATACAACCAGATGTTTAGGCAGTTCATCGATGAGCGCAAGAAATCGCATTTCTTTGAATCTATGCTCGACGGTATGCTCTTTGAATACTCCTATACACCTGGCGTAATGAAGTTGTCTTCAAAGGCATCGAAGATTCTTGGACTTCCAAGAACTATCGTTGATGATTTTACCCCTAGCGATAACGAACAAAACAGCGCCGCAACAGAAAACCTGAAAATTATCCAAAAAATTTTACGGCGCCAGACAACCCCCAAAGAAAAGCCGACTATCATCAAACAGGCTTTCAACATAGACGGCAAAAGCACACCTTGCAACGTCAAGGTGCTACAGATATGGACCAAAGGAACGAACGAAGCCCCAGCACTCACTTCTGTATATGGACACATTGATATAATTCATTAA
- a CDS encoding Hpt domain-containing protein: MTLSEFYSSLGESLDEVLERLRMESRIVKYLGLFLSDPSFTELKTAFDGNDAKTAFRAAHTLKGVAANLGLNKLASSSSELTEDLRPGEFTANSQALLEKVELDYTVAVGGIKQLTA; encoded by the coding sequence ATGACTCTCTCTGAATTTTACAGCTCTCTCGGTGAATCTCTGGATGAAGTACTTGAACGTCTCCGCATGGAGTCCCGTATTGTGAAATACTTGGGACTGTTCCTCAGTGACCCCAGCTTTACCGAACTCAAGACCGCCTTTGACGGGAACGACGCAAAGACGGCGTTCCGTGCAGCCCATACGCTTAAAGGTGTTGCAGCAAACCTCGGCCTGAACAAGCTCGCCTCTTCTAGCAGCGAGCTTACCGAAGATTTGCGACCGGGAGAATTTACTGCAAATTCTCAAGCACTTTTGGAAAAGGTAGAACTGGACTATACCGTCGCTGTCGGCGGCATTAAGCAGCTTACTGCCTAA